Proteins from a genomic interval of Gammaproteobacteria bacterium:
- a CDS encoding 4Fe-4S dicluster domain-containing protein, with the protein MNDDRNKIDTYRRKFLGQGAALAGTITLAPGVLLHNIANAKPKDQAVDNKVRWGFLIDANKCAANCNACVTACSEENGLTGFNRPETDAQWIRKVTVKDRSTGHTTHLPMMCQHCANPPCVDVCPTGASFQRADGICLVDKHICIGCRYCMMACPYKARSFVHETLTDQVPGVPRGKGTVESCTLCVHRVDRGDIPACAEACTGEEKGAILFGNLNDPNSEIAQRVAKEASTQVRGDLGLDPGVRYQGL; encoded by the coding sequence ATGAACGATGATCGCAACAAAATAGACACCTATCGACGAAAATTTCTGGGTCAGGGCGCCGCCCTGGCGGGTACGATAACCCTGGCACCCGGCGTGCTGTTGCACAACATTGCCAACGCCAAACCCAAAGACCAAGCTGTAGACAACAAAGTCCGTTGGGGCTTTTTAATCGACGCCAATAAATGCGCCGCCAATTGCAACGCCTGTGTCACGGCCTGCAGTGAGGAAAACGGCTTGACCGGTTTTAACCGACCGGAGACCGATGCCCAGTGGATTCGTAAAGTCACCGTTAAAGACCGCAGCACCGGTCACACCACCCATTTACCCATGATGTGCCAACACTGCGCCAATCCACCCTGCGTGGATGTATGTCCTACGGGTGCGTCATTCCAGCGCGCAGACGGAATTTGTCTGGTAGACAAACACATATGCATCGGCTGCCGTTATTGTATGATGGCCTGTCCCTACAAGGCTCGGTCTTTTGTTCACGAGACCCTGACCGATCAGGTACCGGGCGTTCCGCGAGGCAAAGGCACGGTAGAAAGTTGCACCCTGTGCGTCCATCGTGTCGATCGTGGAGATATACCTGCCTGCGCCGAAGCCTGCACCGGTGAGGAAAAAGGCGCTATTTTGTTCGGCAATCTCAATGACCCGAACAGTGAAATCGCCCAGCGGGTTGCCAAAGAAGCCAGCACCCAAGTACGCGGCGATCTGGGTTTGGACCCGGGTGTGCGTTACCAGGGCTTATAG
- a CDS encoding NAD(P)-binding protein produces the protein MATPADKVDRKGHTFRRFKDHDESPAAFKEQIFEADHSYKCPTYVHQTPPCQGSCPAGEDIRGWLNVVRGMEKPSGDMSWQEYAFRRSTHANPFPAIMGRVCPAPCEDGCNRNEVEDHVGINAVEQFIGDHALEQGFEFKAGAETGKSVGIIGGGPCGLAAAYQLRRMGHACTVYDDHEELGGMMMYGIPGYRTPRNVLGGEIKRITDMGVEVVLKTRVGTDISLEELEKKHDAVLFAIGAQSGRALPVPGGDAPNCVTGVAFLSAFNQGRLQAVSGNVVVIGGGDTSIDVVSVARRLGNISNIAEKDRPENIVLGHTAHDVVDIASKEGADVTLISRQPIDNMTAAQHEIDDATREGVKIFGALNPVEVILDENGRAKALRVAKLTYENGKAEVVPGSEYDIEANLVVSAIGQTGDFTGLDGFGNDRGLIDADKHYQIPSKPGFFAAGDIIRPHLLTTVIGQGAIVADTIDHYFKNQELGNRPKVDVHHFNLLDKLRETGLQPVDYKAAGDAKIRGIDRGLRGTSDDDYAIHNFEDRSKHQIIPSTELFLGHFDKELRNRRVETVPDAKEVLGHFEERVAGLSEEQTVAEAKRCMSCGMCFECDNCVIFCPQDAVYRVKKDKSTTGRYVDTYYDRCIGCHICADVCPTGYIKMGLGE, from the coding sequence ATGGCAACCCCGGCAGATAAAGTAGATAGAAAAGGTCATACCTTTCGTCGTTTTAAAGATCACGACGAGTCACCCGCAGCTTTTAAAGAGCAAATCTTTGAAGCCGACCACAGCTATAAATGCCCCACGTATGTACACCAGACACCTCCCTGTCAGGGTAGCTGTCCAGCCGGTGAGGACATTCGCGGCTGGTTGAACGTGGTTCGCGGCATGGAAAAACCTTCCGGTGATATGAGCTGGCAGGAATATGCATTTCGCCGTTCCACCCATGCCAACCCGTTTCCCGCCATCATGGGCCGAGTGTGCCCCGCTCCGTGTGAAGACGGCTGTAACCGCAATGAAGTGGAAGACCATGTGGGTATCAACGCCGTAGAACAGTTCATTGGTGACCATGCTCTGGAACAGGGCTTCGAATTTAAGGCCGGTGCCGAAACCGGAAAAAGCGTAGGCATCATCGGTGGCGGTCCTTGCGGTTTAGCGGCGGCGTACCAATTACGCCGCATGGGTCATGCCTGTACTGTTTATGACGACCACGAAGAACTGGGCGGCATGATGATGTACGGCATTCCCGGTTATCGTACTCCCCGAAATGTGTTGGGTGGCGAAATCAAGCGCATTACCGACATGGGCGTGGAAGTGGTATTGAAGACCCGTGTAGGCACCGATATCAGCCTGGAAGAACTGGAGAAAAAACATGACGCCGTACTGTTTGCCATTGGCGCACAATCCGGCCGTGCTCTGCCCGTACCCGGCGGCGATGCTCCCAACTGCGTTACCGGTGTGGCGTTCCTGTCCGCGTTCAACCAAGGTCGCCTGCAAGCTGTGAGCGGCAACGTAGTGGTTATCGGGGGTGGTGATACCTCCATCGACGTGGTCTCCGTCGCTCGCCGTCTGGGCAACATCAGCAACATCGCCGAAAAAGACCGTCCGGAAAACATCGTCCTGGGCCACACGGCACATGACGTTGTGGACATCGCCTCAAAAGAAGGCGCTGACGTTACTTTGATCTCACGTCAACCCATAGACAATATGACAGCGGCACAGCATGAGATCGACGACGCCACCCGCGAAGGGGTGAAGATTTTCGGTGCATTGAACCCGGTGGAAGTTATTCTGGATGAAAACGGCCGAGCCAAAGCCCTGCGCGTTGCCAAACTGACTTACGAAAATGGTAAAGCGGAAGTGGTTCCCGGCTCCGAATACGATATTGAAGCGAACCTGGTTGTATCCGCCATCGGCCAAACCGGTGACTTTACCGGCCTGGACGGCTTTGGCAACGACCGAGGTCTTATTGACGCGGACAAACACTATCAAATCCCCAGCAAACCCGGTTTTTTTGCTGCCGGTGACATTATTCGTCCCCACTTGCTGACCACTGTTATCGGTCAAGGCGCCATTGTGGCGGATACTATTGATCATTACTTCAAAAACCAGGAACTGGGTAACCGTCCTAAGGTTGACGTACACCATTTCAATCTACTGGACAAGCTGCGCGAAACCGGCCTGCAACCTGTAGACTATAAAGCGGCCGGCGACGCCAAAATCCGTGGTATCGACCGAGGCCTGCGCGGCACCAGCGACGACGACTACGCGATTCACAACTTCGAAGACCGTTCCAAACACCAGATCATTCCTTCCACGGAACTGTTCCTGGGACACTTCGACAAAGAACTGCGCAACCGACGTGTGGAAACCGTTCCCGACGCTAAAGAAGTTCTTGGCCATTTCGAAGAGCGTGTGGCCGGTCTTTCTGAAGAACAAACGGTAGCCGAAGCCAAACGCTGCATGAGCTGTGGCATGTGTTTCGAGTGTGACAACTGTGTCATTTTCTGTCCGCAGGATGCGGTATACCGCGTTAAGAAAGACAAATCCACCACCGGTCGCTATGTAGACACCTATTACGACCGTTGCATCGGTTGCCACATTTGTGCTGATGTATGTCCTACCGGTTATATCAAAATGGGACTGGGTGAGTAA
- a CDS encoding (Fe-S)-binding protein, producing the protein MADIEVPKLREFPVIPVIVEGAMAHSKPFVAKPDHQASVGFPGELVDNWQEVAVNKLGELVQNSRALQVFLDTCVKCGACTDKCHYFLGSQDPNNMPVARQDLLRKVYRRYFTFAGKYFPKLVGALDFTEEVRDLWYSYFHQCSQCRRCSVFCPYGIDTAEISMAGREILDAIGVGQKYSNEIIGKLHKIGNNLGLPEPALVDTLEGLEEDLEDDTGHKIRVPVDQKGADVLLITPSADFFAEPHIDGLMGYAKVFHQAGISWTLSSYASEAANFSMFIGSGDNLKKVAMRIREAALDLGVKRIVVGECGHAWRVAYSFWNTLIGPFDFLDRSYPVPQHICEFTYDLLQKGAFKLDKEANDHRRITFHDSCNVARASRMGNMPGGQFIIPRALLKASANHFFDMAPETIHENTFCCGGGGGLLTDDLMELRVKGALPRMEALSQVVQDHDVNTLVAICAICKTQFAKVLPYYKHPMDMITSLHHVVGDAIVLGGND; encoded by the coding sequence ATGGCGGACATCGAAGTTCCAAAACTGAGAGAATTCCCGGTAATACCGGTCATCGTTGAAGGCGCGATGGCGCACAGCAAACCTTTTGTGGCCAAACCCGACCATCAGGCAAGTGTAGGCTTTCCCGGTGAGCTGGTAGACAACTGGCAGGAAGTGGCCGTCAATAAACTGGGTGAGTTGGTACAAAACTCCCGTGCCCTGCAAGTTTTTCTGGACACCTGCGTGAAATGCGGTGCCTGTACGGATAAATGTCATTATTTCCTGGGCAGCCAGGATCCAAACAATATGCCGGTGGCACGGCAGGATCTGTTACGCAAAGTGTACCGACGTTACTTCACCTTTGCCGGCAAATATTTCCCCAAACTAGTGGGTGCCCTGGATTTTACCGAAGAAGTCCGCGACCTCTGGTACAGCTATTTCCATCAATGTTCCCAATGCCGTCGCTGCTCCGTATTCTGCCCCTACGGCATTGACACGGCGGAAATCTCCATGGCCGGCCGCGAAATCCTCGATGCCATTGGAGTCGGCCAGAAATACAGCAACGAAATTATCGGTAAACTGCACAAAATTGGGAACAACCTGGGACTGCCCGAACCCGCACTGGTGGATACACTGGAAGGTTTGGAAGAAGACCTGGAAGACGATACCGGACATAAAATTCGCGTGCCTGTGGATCAAAAAGGTGCCGATGTACTGTTGATTACTCCTTCAGCCGATTTCTTTGCCGAACCGCATATTGACGGACTCATGGGCTACGCCAAGGTCTTTCACCAGGCCGGTATCAGTTGGACCTTAAGCTCCTATGCCTCGGAAGCTGCCAACTTCTCCATGTTTATCGGCAGCGGCGACAATTTGAAAAAAGTCGCCATGCGTATACGTGAAGCCGCACTGGATTTAGGCGTCAAGCGTATTGTGGTGGGTGAATGTGGCCATGCCTGGCGTGTTGCCTACAGTTTCTGGAATACCCTGATCGGTCCGTTTGATTTTCTGGACCGTAGCTACCCGGTACCGCAGCACATCTGCGAGTTTACCTACGATTTACTGCAAAAAGGCGCTTTCAAACTGGATAAGGAAGCTAACGACCATCGCAGAATCACTTTTCATGATTCCTGTAACGTCGCTCGAGCTTCCCGCATGGGCAATATGCCCGGCGGACAGTTTATTATTCCCCGCGCCCTGCTCAAAGCCAGTGCCAATCACTTTTTCGATATGGCACCGGAAACCATACACGAAAACACCTTCTGTTGCGGTGGCGGTGGTGGTTTATTGACTGACGATTTAATGGAATTGCGAGTTAAAGGTGCCCTACCCCGTATGGAGGCTCTGAGCCAAGTGGTTCAAGACCATGATGTAAATACGCTGGTGGCCATCTGCGCTATTTGTAAGACGCAGTTCGCCAAAGTTCTGCCCTATTACAAACATCCAATGGATATGATCACCAGCCTGCACCATGTGGTGGGTGATGCCATTGTTTTGGGTGGCAACGATTGA
- a CDS encoding respiratory nitrate reductase subunit gamma, with protein MTLTVVFAVLFYIATALLVAGVIRKIFIYAKTPAPLKIPTTPAPLTKGGVAWRLFKEVTVFQSLFKANKWIWIFGWMFHMGLFLVLLRHLRYFTEPVWFWVDWLQPFGKYAAFAMIAGLAGLWARRFLVDRIRYISAPSDHLMLLLLLCIGISGAFMTFLSSVDVVSLKAFALGLMYFDLQPIPDSGVLLLHLALVAVLMMIFPISKLLHAPGLFFSPTRNQVDNPREHRHTQGWTAK; from the coding sequence ATGACTCTAACCGTGGTTTTTGCTGTACTTTTTTATATAGCAACAGCATTGCTGGTAGCGGGTGTTATTCGCAAGATTTTTATTTATGCAAAAACACCGGCACCGCTGAAAATCCCAACGACTCCGGCACCGTTGACCAAAGGCGGTGTGGCTTGGCGTTTATTCAAAGAAGTCACGGTATTTCAAAGCCTGTTCAAAGCCAATAAATGGATCTGGATTTTCGGCTGGATGTTTCATATGGGCCTGTTCCTGGTCCTGCTGCGCCACTTGCGTTACTTTACTGAGCCCGTCTGGTTTTGGGTGGACTGGCTGCAACCCTTTGGGAAATACGCAGCATTCGCCATGATCGCCGGTTTAGCCGGGTTATGGGCGCGACGTTTCCTGGTGGACCGAATTCGATATATTTCAGCTCCGTCAGATCATCTAATGCTGCTACTGTTGTTGTGCATTGGTATCAGCGGTGCCTTCATGACCTTCTTGTCCAGTGTGGACGTGGTCAGCCTGAAAGCGTTTGCGCTGGGCTTGATGTACTTTGATTTACAACCTATCCCGGACAGCGGTGTACTATTACTGCATCTAGCGCTGGTTGCCGTATTAATGATGATTTTTCCAATCAGCAAATTGTTGCACGCGCCCGGCTTGTTTTTCTCCCCCACTCGTAATCAGGTGGATAACCCACGCGAACACAGACATACCCAGGGCTGGACGGCCAAATAA
- a CDS encoding TusE/DsrC/DsvC family sulfur relay protein, producing MALDVGGKSIETDEEGYLLNRDEWTDDVAKALAVGEGLDMTENHWEVVNFLREYYEEYQIAPAVRVLTKAIGKKLGKDKGNSKYLYELFPYGPAKQACKIAGLPKPTGCV from the coding sequence ATGGCTCTAGATGTTGGTGGTAAATCAATCGAAACTGATGAAGAAGGTTACTTGCTTAACCGTGACGAATGGACAGATGACGTCGCCAAGGCTCTGGCCGTGGGCGAAGGTCTGGACATGACGGAAAACCACTGGGAAGTGGTAAACTTCCTGCGTGAGTATTACGAAGAGTACCAAATTGCACCGGCTGTTCGCGTATTAACCAAAGCGATCGGTAAAAAGCTGGGTAAAGACAAAGGTAACAGCAAATATTTATACGAATTGTTCCCTTACGGTCCGGCCAAGCAAGCCTGTAAAATTGCCGGCCTGCCCAAACCAACCGGTTGTGTATAA
- the tusB gene encoding sulfurtransferase complex subunit TusB has translation MAMLHTVNKSPTDKNSLESCIRLAKAGSSVLLIEDGVYGAIKGGSKADMVSNAMQNLSFYVLGPDIRARGVAEDKLLDGIKVVDYAGFVDLVTEHDTTQSWL, from the coding sequence ATGGCAATGTTACACACGGTGAATAAATCACCCACTGATAAAAACTCCCTGGAATCGTGCATCCGTCTAGCTAAGGCCGGCAGCAGTGTATTGCTGATCGAAGACGGCGTGTATGGTGCTATTAAGGGAGGCTCTAAAGCTGACATGGTCAGCAACGCCATGCAGAATTTGTCTTTTTATGTTCTGGGACCGGATATCAGGGCCCGGGGTGTTGCAGAAGACAAACTGCTGGATGGCATAAAAGTCGTGGATTATGCTGGTTTCGTGGATTTGGTTACCGAACACGATACCACCCAGTCCTGGCTGTAA
- the tusC gene encoding sulfurtransferase complex subunit TusC: MSDIKKFLYVNRKAPYGTVYALESLEVVLIGAAFEQDVALAFVDDGVFQLMKGQDTAGIGVKNFSPTYKALGDYDVNKIYVEKESLEARGLTIDDLMPLKYEDEDDDWAEKDSIRVVTAQELVDIMDQQDVVLSF; this comes from the coding sequence ATGTCAGATATAAAGAAATTTCTGTATGTAAACCGCAAAGCACCCTACGGAACCGTGTATGCCCTGGAATCTCTGGAAGTAGTACTGATTGGTGCCGCTTTTGAACAGGACGTGGCTCTGGCTTTCGTAGATGACGGCGTATTTCAGCTCATGAAAGGACAGGACACTGCAGGTATTGGCGTGAAAAATTTTTCACCCACATACAAAGCGCTGGGTGACTATGACGTCAACAAAATTTACGTCGAAAAAGAATCCCTGGAAGCACGTGGTTTAACCATTGATGATTTAATGCCCCTGAAGTACGAAGACGAAGACGACGACTGGGCTGAAAAAGACTCTATCCGAGTCGTAACAGCACAGGAACTGGTGGATATTATGGACCAGCAAGACGTAGTCTTAAGCTTCTAA
- the tusD gene encoding sulfurtransferase complex subunit TusD produces the protein MKLSVMVNEGPYTHEASDTAYQFTKTALEKGHEIFRVFFYHDGVNNGTRLTTPPQDDRNIVKLWSELAAAHELDLVVCVAAAQRRGIADADEAKRNGKDADNIAEGFRISGLGQLIEAGIQSDRLVVFGD, from the coding sequence GTGAAATTAAGCGTAATGGTAAATGAAGGGCCGTATACACATGAGGCCTCTGACACCGCTTACCAGTTCACCAAAACCGCGTTGGAAAAAGGGCACGAGATTTTTCGCGTGTTCTTTTACCACGACGGCGTCAACAACGGCACCCGGCTCACCACTCCACCTCAAGACGATCGCAATATCGTCAAACTGTGGAGCGAGCTGGCTGCAGCGCACGAACTGGATCTGGTGGTTTGTGTTGCCGCGGCTCAACGCCGTGGTATTGCCGATGCCGATGAGGCAAAACGTAATGGTAAGGATGCTGACAACATTGCCGAAGGTTTTCGAATCTCCGGTTTGGGTCAGCTGATTGAAGCCGGCATCCAGAGCGACCGCCTGGTTGTGTTTGGGGATTGA
- the dsrB gene encoding dissimilatory-type sulfite reductase subunit beta: MSEKAQPRHPIESGVPDAFQYMHPIFIKNYGNWAYHDRPRPGVLRHVAKSGDQVWSIRVGTQRQLGPYEINLLCDIIDQYADGYVRFTIRSNMEIMVTEEAKVEPLIQALTDAGYPIGGTGNSVTMISHTQGWLHCDIPGTDASGVVKSLMDELYDEFVNERMPNRVHITTSCCQINCGGQGDIAINVQHTKPPKINHDLVANVCERPSVVARCPVAAIRPAMVNGKPSLEVDEKKCICCGACFPPCPPMQINDPDHTKLAIWVGGKHSNARSKPMFHKLVAAGIPNNPPRWPEAAEIVKTILRVYKEDAKDWERVGDWVERIGWPRFFELTELPFTKFHVDNWRGARNSLNASTHIRF; this comes from the coding sequence ATGAGCGAAAAGGCGCAACCACGTCACCCCATTGAAAGCGGGGTTCCAGATGCGTTCCAATACATGCATCCCATTTTTATCAAGAACTACGGCAATTGGGCCTACCATGACCGCCCCCGTCCCGGCGTACTGCGCCACGTGGCGAAAAGCGGCGACCAAGTATGGTCCATTCGTGTGGGTACACAACGACAATTAGGCCCCTACGAAATCAATCTGCTGTGTGACATTATTGATCAATACGCCGATGGTTATGTTCGCTTCACCATTCGCAGTAACATGGAAATCATGGTTACTGAAGAAGCCAAAGTGGAGCCTTTGATCCAAGCCCTGACCGATGCCGGCTATCCCATTGGGGGCACCGGAAACTCAGTGACTATGATCTCCCACACTCAAGGCTGGTTACACTGCGATATTCCGGGTACCGATGCTTCCGGCGTGGTGAAATCTTTGATGGATGAACTGTACGACGAATTCGTTAATGAGCGCATGCCCAATCGCGTCCACATCACCACTTCCTGCTGCCAAATCAACTGCGGTGGTCAAGGTGATATCGCCATCAATGTACAACACACCAAACCACCGAAAATCAATCATGACCTGGTGGCTAACGTGTGTGAACGTCCCTCCGTTGTGGCCCGTTGCCCGGTCGCGGCTATTCGCCCCGCCATGGTTAACGGCAAACCCAGCCTGGAAGTGGATGAGAAAAAATGTATCTGTTGCGGCGCTTGTTTTCCTCCCTGCCCACCCATGCAGATCAACGATCCGGACCACACCAAATTGGCCATCTGGGTTGGCGGCAAGCACTCCAATGCCCGTTCCAAACCTATGTTCCACAAATTGGTTGCCGCCGGCATCCCCAACAATCCACCGCGCTGGCCCGAAGCGGCTGAAATCGTTAAAACCATCCTGCGCGTTTACAAAGAAGACGCCAAGGATTGGGAACGTGTGGGTGACTGGGTCGAACGTATCGGTTGGCCGCGTTTCTTCGAACTGACTGAACTGCCGTTCACCAAGTTCCACGTTGATAACTGGCGCGGTGCGCGTAACTCTCTGAACGCGTCTACTCACATTCGTTTCTAA
- the dsrA gene encoding dissimilatory-type sulfite reductase subunit alpha: MLDELESGPWPSFVTGLKRIANDNNMMIDLLGQLEHSYKTRLGYWKGGTVSVFGYGGGIIPRFTELMGDDGKAMFPESKEFHTLRIQPPAGNHYSTGMLRQLSESWNKYGSGLIAFHGQTGNIMFIGTTTANTQHFFDEINDYGWDLGGAGPCVRTGMSCIGAARCEQSCANEQKIHRLLVNNFLDDMHRPALPYKFKFKVSGCPNDCMNSIQRSDFSVIGTWRDDMQVDQAEVKKFVAEKGRKYVIDSVINNCPTNALSLNDDDTLDVDNRNCVRCMHCLNVMNKALSPGNDKGVTILVGGKRTLKIGDTMGTVVIPFMKLETEEDYEGLVELAEEMIDFWAENALEHERVGETIDRIGLVNFLEGLDLDIDPNMINNPRISNYVRMDKWDEEAEKWKERKAAG, from the coding sequence ATGCTGGATGAGCTGGAATCAGGCCCATGGCCAAGTTTTGTTACCGGCCTCAAGCGTATCGCCAATGACAACAACATGATGATTGACCTGCTGGGTCAGCTGGAACACTCCTACAAGACCCGACTGGGTTACTGGAAAGGTGGCACGGTGAGTGTGTTCGGTTACGGTGGTGGCATCATCCCCCGCTTCACCGAACTGATGGGCGACGATGGCAAAGCCATGTTCCCCGAATCCAAAGAATTCCATACCCTGCGTATTCAACCTCCCGCAGGTAACCATTACTCTACCGGCATGCTGCGTCAGCTGTCTGAATCCTGGAACAAATACGGTTCCGGTCTGATCGCCTTCCATGGCCAAACCGGCAACATTATGTTCATTGGAACCACCACTGCCAACACCCAGCACTTCTTTGATGAAATCAATGACTACGGCTGGGACTTAGGCGGTGCCGGTCCTTGTGTTCGTACCGGTATGTCTTGTATTGGTGCCGCTCGTTGCGAACAGTCTTGCGCCAATGAGCAAAAGATCCATCGTCTGTTGGTCAATAACTTCCTCGACGATATGCACCGCCCCGCATTACCTTACAAATTCAAATTCAAAGTTTCCGGTTGTCCCAATGACTGCATGAACTCCATCCAACGCTCTGACTTTTCCGTGATCGGAACCTGGCGCGATGACATGCAAGTGGATCAAGCTGAAGTGAAAAAATTTGTTGCTGAAAAAGGCCGCAAATATGTAATCGACAGTGTGATTAACAACTGCCCCACCAATGCGCTGTCTCTCAACGATGATGACACTCTGGATGTGGACAACCGCAACTGCGTACGTTGTATGCACTGCCTCAACGTTATGAACAAAGCTCTGTCTCCAGGTAATGACAAAGGCGTCACCATTCTGGTGGGCGGTAAACGTACTCTGAAAATCGGTGACACCATGGGCACCGTGGTGATTCCTTTCATGAAATTGGAAACCGAAGAGGATTACGAAGGCCTGGTTGAGTTGGCTGAAGAAATGATCGATTTTTGGGCGGAAAATGCACTGGAACACGAGCGAGTAGGTGAAACCATCGACCGTATCGGCCTGGTGAACTTCCTCGAAGGTCTGGATCTGGATATCGATCCCAACATGATCAACAACCCACGCATCAGTAACTATGTGCGTATGGACAAGTGGGACGAAGAAGCCGAGAAATGGAAAGAACGTAAAGCAGCCGGTTAA
- a CDS encoding TauD/TfdA family dioxygenase, producing the protein MKALQKKSYGCHRSPFHPDHQALYRQWREEKLQAYPRNVAELIVPLKDFISPKSLEKQALLELCRKTNMAVYSCEKQQDINKDSVRHFCARFGLQRLDHNLCSDNDGISALQVMPGGTHAEYIPYSNHAINWHTDGYYNAPQQWIRGMVLHCVQPAQEGGINELMDPEMAYLLLRDMNPDYIVALMQEDAMSIPANVQNGVEIRPRQTGPVFSISESGDLHMRYTARTRSIEWKEDEATRQAVRALEQILREDSPFKFQVRLQAGQGLLSNNILHTRSCFTDDPDNKRLMFRARFYDRIQGSGIDSLCFSPNMT; encoded by the coding sequence ATGAAAGCCTTGCAAAAAAAGTCTTACGGTTGCCATCGCAGTCCGTTCCACCCTGATCATCAGGCCTTGTACCGGCAATGGCGTGAGGAGAAGCTGCAGGCCTATCCCCGCAACGTTGCTGAGCTCATTGTGCCTTTGAAGGACTTTATAAGTCCCAAATCCTTGGAAAAACAAGCCTTGTTGGAGCTTTGTCGAAAAACCAATATGGCTGTATATAGTTGCGAAAAACAACAGGATATCAACAAGGACTCGGTGCGGCATTTCTGCGCCCGCTTTGGTTTACAACGCCTGGACCATAATTTATGTTCCGATAATGATGGTATCTCCGCGCTACAGGTAATGCCCGGAGGTACTCATGCTGAATATATTCCGTACAGTAATCACGCCATCAACTGGCATACTGACGGTTACTATAATGCGCCGCAGCAGTGGATCCGGGGTATGGTGTTGCATTGTGTTCAACCGGCTCAGGAAGGTGGGATCAATGAGTTAATGGACCCGGAGATGGCCTACTTACTGTTACGTGATATGAATCCCGATTATATTGTGGCATTAATGCAGGAGGATGCCATGAGTATCCCGGCTAATGTGCAAAATGGTGTGGAAATCCGGCCACGACAGACCGGGCCGGTTTTTTCCATTAGCGAATCCGGCGATCTGCACATGCGTTACACGGCGCGCACACGCTCTATCGAATGGAAAGAGGATGAAGCCACCCGCCAGGCAGTCCGTGCCCTTGAGCAAATACTGCGGGAGGACTCACCGTTTAAGTTTCAGGTGCGACTGCAGGCCGGGCAGGGTTTGTTGTCAAACAACATTTTGCACACACGAAGTTGTTTTACTGATGACCCGGATAATAAACGCTTGATGTTCAGGGCCAGGTTTTACGATCGAATCCAAGGAAGCGGTATTGATTCTTTGTGTTTCAGCCCAAATATGACATAG
- a CDS encoding sulfur relay protein DsrC: protein MLYLSEVLIQNPDLESFEQLLEIVQQRAQGEVHLKIDIKPNYPDTPANWEDRIEGAFSGVYSMFDPKKIKTEDDF from the coding sequence ATGTTATATCTCAGTGAAGTTTTGATTCAGAATCCGGATTTGGAATCCTTCGAACAATTGTTAGAAATCGTGCAACAAAGAGCACAGGGCGAAGTCCACTTGAAAATTGATATCAAGCCCAATTATCCGGATACCCCCGCCAACTGGGAGGACCGAATTGAAGGTGCATTTTCCGGTGTATATTCCATGTTTGATCCGAAGAAGATCAAAACGGAAGATGATTTTTAG